Genomic DNA from Paenibacillus donghaensis:
GCTCTAGCCTTTAGAACAACTGTTTTGTTATTATCTAACACCAACCATTTTTCACTTTTAGAGGAATTATATTTCTTATAGCCTTCTCTGATTTCTTTGGGATATCTCATCAATCTCTGTGAAAGTCCGTTTGTTCTAAATTGGTCAAAGTATTGCATATCGAAGGCAACAACGTAGCTAGAATTCTCTGTCCCAACAATCTTACAATAATCAATTGGAAGACTTATTACTCCGCAATTGATTTTATTATTGTTTAATTCTGCAATCGCATCTATTTCATAATCAGAGAAAGAACCTTTTAAACTTTTCAATTCTTCCGATATAAAGTATCCAAAATATGTTCCTGATTTAGAAAGTTTTCTAATAATGTCTCTAGTAAGAGTATCATCTTTCATTTTAGAAAGAGAATTTTTGTACTTTTCCTTGTTAGTAGCATATCTTTTGCTCTGAACATTCGAACCGTATACAACTTTATCCAGTGTTGGCAATGCAACAATATAATCAATTACACGACTATATAGCCCTTTTGAATTGTATAACGTATCAGATAGGTCGCGTATTTCCTTGTTAAAAATAATATGATCACGCATCCACATTTTTACTGTATCTGCGGTTGCTCTATATTGTCTTCTACCTGTATCTATCCATTCAATTGATTTATAAGAGTTATGTTCATAACTCTCTTCATTTTCTGTCACTAGTATTCTTCACTCCTTTCTTTAATTGTGGAAGAAATGATAATCATACTCTTCATCTGAGTCCGTAGAAAATTTTTCTCTTTCCAATTCATCGGCATAAAAGTTTGTATATGCCGCACTAGAATATCTATCTTTTCTATTTGCTCCAACCTCGTATACTTTTACATAACCGTTTCTTATATCATATTCTAAGCTTACAGATTCGTTTATTAATGCCGTAGTTTGATAATATGGATACAATAATCTAACCTGGTCTTCTACCGATTTTTTATCATAGTCATATTTCTCAATTAAATATTCTTTCCCAACTATTTCGTTCTCCAGAAATAGGATTTTCTTCTTTTGAAGTGAGTTCCTGAAACTTAGTGCAATTTCATGGTTTAGTTGTGCATTACCTTTGATGGAATAGATTAGAGGAATTGCGTTTTTATCCAATGCTCTATTTTTCATTTCTTCATTATTCATAGCGCACCATGCTGGATATTCAACGTCTCTTACTTCATCGTACAAACTTCTAGCACAATCGTCATATAAAGATAGACCATTACCGTGTGTATCCATGACAACATAATCCGCACTAAAATCAGAGTATAATTGTTTCAATCTTATAGCTTGTATCTCTGAGTGTTGTCCGTTCATGGACTCTATGTAGACTACTTGTCTTTCATACATATTGTCTTTAGGAATTAGACGGTAACAGGAGAAAATAGTGTTATCATTCATTTCTCCGCCCATCATTGCAACGTCGACACCAACTATTCTTATTTCATGTTCTAACTTTTTATATGTACTCTTAACACCACTTACAAAATCTATGTTAGACAATGGATAAAAGGGTTTGACTTTACCTGTTCTACAGTTTTCGAAGTCATTAATTTTGAAATACGCTTTCTCTGATTCACCGAAAAATAGACATTCCATTTCCATCTTCCACTTAATAGCATCGAAATCGTCTTCTTTCATCTCTTCATCGACTTTTGACTGAAGGTATAAGCCTTCTTCAACGGATAATTGATAAGGCAAGCCACAAACAAAGTAATTTCTACCCTGTAACATTGCATTTTTAAAAGACACTGCTCTATCCCACGACCAGTGATTCTTATACCACGCAGAACTTATGTATATCTCTTTATTTTCCTCTTGTAGATGTTTGTATTCTGGTTTATCTAAATATTTAGGCTGTCTTGGATTGGCGTTGAATTTTCTCAATACAGTATTCAAGATGTCCTTTTTGATCATTCGAAATTCTTCCAAAATTAATATGTTTGCGCGATAGCCTCTAGAGTTATCGTTTGAAGTTACTGCTTCAATGGTAGATCCATTATAGAAATAAACCTTTGTTTCATCCTTACCTGTATTAATGTGTTTTATTTCTCTCTTCAGATTAGGACTGTCATTCTGTAGTTTGACAATTTTTTCTTTAATTATTAGTCCTGCTTGCCCTCTAGTACCAGAAGCGATTAAAACAGATGTGCCGGGAAATAAGATGCATCGAATACAAGCGTAACACGCTATGATCCAGCTTTTTCCCTGTCCTCTGGCTGCAAGATACATAAAGTAAGTAGAATAATTCATCATGTATAGTATGATTAACTGAAATAATTTTAAATTTATTCCTAAATAATCACCTGCAAATCTATGTGGATTTTCTCTGTAGAATGAAGCCCATAACTTCACTTTCTCTTTGGTAATATCACCTTTATTTGCTTTGTTATTTTTTCTCATGTGATATCACTATCTTTATTCGATGCCATACCAAATAACTTAGAGAAGTGCTTAATGAAATATTTGTCGAGGTATTTTTTTATTTTGTCTAAATCTTTAAATTTATCTAACGGTTCAGGAATTGGTTCTTCTTCTTCTATTTTCTTGATCCACATACCGAAAATTGCATCCGATTGATTGAGGTTATTCTTTTGCGTGGGCTTAACATTTGCATCTGTCATAAGCTTACTAATGGTGTTTACTAAATCTGTATACTCTTTTGTATTTGTTGTTCTATTAAGTTTGAATTGGGTTACTGCTATTTGTTTTAATAATAGCTCTTGAATTAAACTTTCACATTCATAACCTTCGGTCAAATTATTATAGTGCATTTCAAGTTCTCTTATATCGTTGTCTTCGTACCCATGCCAAAATAATTTAATTTCTTCAGATATGGCTACGCTATTAATGGGTGTTTGTACAATATATTTCTGTTCAAATACACTTTCATCAAATGTTTTTTTTCCATTGTTCAAAGAGCTAATGTACGTAATATATTTGCCCCATTTTTCATCTGCGAGAATCCATTGTTTTTCAATAAATGGTCTGTTGATTAATCTAAGTAAATCGATAGCTCTGTCTTTTAACTTCTCTGGTTCTGCATTTAAAAATGATTCAATACATTCTTTACACATGGGAAATATCTTAATATCTTTATTCATTATATAATTGCTATTATTGTGACTATAGAAATTTGTTTGATTTATTCTTAGATCCCTATCACAAGAAAAGCAATTATGAGTTGCTTTTTGTTTTTGAACCGCCATTTCATTTTCACCTCTGTTTTTATCTTTCCTTTTTTATACTCAGATTTCCCCTATCAAAAATATAAGCATAAAAAAGTAACCCAATCGCAGAAAAACCACAATTGGGTTCAAGTTAGGGGATTTATATGTGATTATTAATTCATTTTACTGAAGTAGCAATCACATAATAATCATTAAAACTGAAATTGCAATATAGAAAAAGAGCATGGGCATACTCTTGAACTAAAATAATATAAATGGAGGGTGCAATGCACCCCCACAACATCCTTGACATGCCCCAATTAAGGACAAATACCTTTAAGCAATGGCTTTAGGTATTCCGTGGAATCATCACGACTCGTCAATATCAAGGCGTAAAAATTAAATAAATAGTGGTATAGGCAGGGAGCAAAAGGGAGAGTAATACTCCCTATCCCTATACCACTATAGTAAAACTATACAAAAACGCTGTATCCCTTGCTGGGCAAGGGTTTGAGGCACTTTCACATTTACAATTTATTTGTTTTTATCACTATTTTTATCAATATAATCTTTATTTCTTCTGTTTTTGCATTTATTACAGTATAAAGATCCATTCTCTTTTGCAATAAACCTTTGATCACATGTATTTGTTTTGCATATTTTCACTCTTTGACCCAAGAGTTTTAAATAGTCATAGATGAAATAATCAAAATCCCTTACAACCAGAACAACATCACTATCCTCATTAGCGAAATTCACTTTTGTTTTAGTTTCATTTACTCTATTTGAAGACGTGAGATATCCTAAGTTGATTAATTCGTGAATCATTAATCTTTGCTTCTTTCTATCTGCTGCAATCTTACAATCAGAAAGGATGTCTTTCAGTTCACTATTAACCCAATATGTATTATTTTTACCTAATTGGTTATGTATCTTAGAGTACACTAACAATCCGAATGCAAGTTTCTTCAGTGGTAATTTACGAAGAGCTTTAATTTTATTAATTTCAGCTTTAGTGATACAAATTTCATCGATCTCTACCAATTCTTTTTTAATAGTATCTCCATTTTTTCTTTTCTTTACTCTTTTACCAGCATCAACAAGTTTAGTAATGTGGCTATCCCATAAAATAGGATTGTACTTTGGATAGTGCTTTATCATATACTGCTCTACAGACTGTCTGACTTCCCCTTTATCTTTCCCTTGAAGATAGTAGTACTTTATTAATAGGGCAAGGTTCTTTGAATTATTTTTATTCACATCACTACTCTTTAATGCATCTTCAATATACTTTCTTTCATTAAGAATTATTTTCATTTATCTATCCACCTCTACATATTCTTCTAGCATTTTGAATCTAAAGCCACCCATTTCAAAATCTCCACATTCATCTTTAACAGGATAACTTATTTTATTATTATTTTTATCCAACAAATTCAAAATCATCTGTTCACCGCATATGTCCCAAGCAAACTGTTTGCTCTTGTCTCTCTTTGATTCGTTATAGCAAATTTCTACAATTATATT
This window encodes:
- a CDS encoding terminase large subunit domain-containing protein → MRKNNKANKGDITKEKVKLWASFYRENPHRFAGDYLGINLKLFQLIILYMMNYSTYFMYLAARGQGKSWIIACYACIRCILFPGTSVLIASGTRGQAGLIIKEKIVKLQNDSPNLKREIKHINTGKDETKVYFYNGSTIEAVTSNDNSRGYRANILILEEFRMIKKDILNTVLRKFNANPRQPKYLDKPEYKHLQEENKEIYISSAWYKNHWSWDRAVSFKNAMLQGRNYFVCGLPYQLSVEEGLYLQSKVDEEMKEDDFDAIKWKMEMECLFFGESEKAYFKINDFENCRTGKVKPFYPLSNIDFVSGVKSTYKKLEHEIRIVGVDVAMMGGEMNDNTIFSCYRLIPKDNMYERQVVYIESMNGQHSEIQAIRLKQLYSDFSADYVVMDTHGNGLSLYDDCARSLYDEVRDVEYPAWCAMNNEEMKNRALDKNAIPLIYSIKGNAQLNHEIALSFRNSLQKKKILFLENEIVGKEYLIEKYDYDKKSVEDQVRLLYPYYQTTALINESVSLEYDIRNGYVKVYEVGANRKDRYSSAAYTNFYADELEREKFSTDSDEEYDYHFFHN